Proteins encoded within one genomic window of Procambarus clarkii isolate CNS0578487 chromosome 31, FALCON_Pclarkii_2.0, whole genome shotgun sequence:
- the LOC138370116 gene encoding uncharacterized protein, producing MSHQAGQMTRRDKADVRRVTSGTYPVVSSTYPVVSGTYPVVSGSYLIVSGMYPVVSGTYPVVSSTYLIVSGMYPVVSGTYPVVSGTYPVVSGSYPIVSGTYPVVSGTYPVVSGTYPVVSGTYPVVSGSYPIVSGTYPVVSGTYPVVSGTYPVVKSNPNIPHPVVSGTYLAVSGTHLVVSGTYPVVSGTYPVISGMYPVVSGTYLVVSGTYPVVSGTYLAVSGTHLVVSGTYPVVSGTYPVISGMYPVVSELCSLD from the exons tggcacgtatcctgttgtcagtagcacgtatcctgttgtcagtggcacgtatcctgttgtcagtggctcgTATCtcattgtcagtggcatgtatcctgttgtcagtggcacgtatcctgttgtcagtagcacgtatctcattgtcagtggcatgtatcctgttgtcagtggcacgtatcctgttgtcagtggcacgtatcctgttgtcagtggctcgTATCctattgtcagtggcacgtatcctgttgtcagtggcacgtatcctgttgtcagtggcacgtatcctgttgtcagtggcacgtatcctgttgtcagtggctcgTATCctattgtcagtggcacgtatcctgttgtcagtggcacgtatcctgttgtcagtggcacgtatcctgttgtca aatcaaacccaaatatcccacatcctgttgtcagtggcacgtatctcgcTGTCAGTGGCACGCATctcgttgtcagtggcacgtatcctgttgtcagtggcacgtatcctgttatcagtggcatgtatcctgttgtcagtggtacGTATctcgttgtcagtggcacgtatcctgttgtcagtggcacgtatctcgcTGTCAGTGGCACGCATctcgttgtcagtggcacgtatcctgttgtcagtggcacgtatcctgttatcagtggcatgtatcctgttgtcagtg aactctgttcattggattaa